The nucleotide sequence TGTACCATTCTTTGCAAAGCCAGTGTAAGCCGGAATCAAATGTGCAGAGCTCTCACAAGAGCTACGAAACTCTGACTATTTATAGACCAACACTAACTGCTAATTCAAACATGTTACAGTTGTGGAAACCTACATGTAATAGCATATACGAAGGCTGTCAATAAagaataggtcctttttatttttttcaaaaactatatggatttcattcatatgtttttacgtcagacatgcttgaaccctcgtgcgcatgcgtgagtttttccacgcctgtcggtgacgtcattcgcctgtgagcactccttgtgggaggagtcgtccagcccctcgtcggaattcctttgtctgagaagttgctgagagactggcgctttgtttgatcaaaattttttctaaacctgtgagacacatcgaagtggacacggttcgaaaaattaagctggttttccgtgaacattttaacggctgatgagagattttgaggtgatactgtcgctttaaggacttcccacggagcgagacgtcgtgcagcactcccaggcaccgTTGTCAgcatgtttcaagctgaaaacctccacatttcaggctctattgatccaggacgtcgtgagagaacagagaagtttcagaagaagtcggtttcagcattttatccggatattccactgttaaaggagatttttttaatgaaagacgtgcggacgggtccgcgcgtcgggacgcagccggcgcggtgcggcggcacaggaaaaacacctccgtgttgataaccatttgtaaaatccaggcggcttttgatggctttcagtggggtgtgtatatgagaaattgtttaacagctggacatgttccagcttgtccttaaggcttccaacggaggtgtttttcctgtggcagagcgtcgcagcagctgcgagccgacgctacaatccgcccgcacgtctctcctttaacagtggaatatccggataaaatgctgaaaccgacttcttctgaaacttctctgttctctcacaacgtcctggatcaatagagcctgaaatgtggaggttttcagcttgaaacatgctgacgacggcgcctgggaccgctgcacgacgtctcgctccgtgggaagtccttaaagcgacagtatcacttcaaaatctctcatcagccgttaaaattttcaccgaaaccagcttaatttttcgaaccgtgtccacttcgatgtctcacaggtttagaaaaaattttgatcaaacaaagcgccagtctctcagcaacatctcagacaaaggaattccgatgaggggctggacgactcctcccacaaggagtgctcacagggaaatgacgtcaccgacaggcgtggaaaaacacgcatgcgcacgagggttcaagcatgtctgacgtaaaagcatatgaatgaaatccatatagtttttgaaaaaaataaaaaggacctatactttattgacagacctcgtaaagctgGGTATTCAAGGGTAAATACACTTTTGATCAGGGGAATTTGGGTCATTTAAGTTATTAGTATAAAAGGGCCCACAGATTTATGTggtaataaatggcttcaccagaCTACTATCCCAACATAAAAAGGAGGGTTTTCTGCGTGATGAGTCATATTTCCCAAAAACTGGACAGCATTTCACAAATTCTACCAGAGTACATAAACTTATGAGCAAAACTGTATAATAGAATAAACTGATTGAAGGCTACACAACATCTGCGTAACATCAAATATGTAGTTTCAACATCTCAATTACAGTGATACACAAAGAATATTCATCTTCGGAAAGTGACCACATTTTACCTTTAGTAGAGGAAAAAAAGGCGTGTTCTGTGGGACGTGGCCATATTCTCCGACATGTTGCGGACTTTTAGGTAATTGACAAAACCTCTGAAGAACAGGAGAAGACCTGTGGTGGGGAAGTGCAACAATTTCTTAAAACTGTATTCATAAATTAGCTAAAATTGCCAGAGGatattttttattgcaatgtCAGAAGAAACTATGAATAAAATCCTACTTCCTGTGTCTTGGCACTGTTAAAACTTTTGAATGACCAATTTAAGGCATTTTAATACCATTTAGGGCCTTAACTGTAAATGAACAAATTCAATGCATTTTAAGACTAAGGATCAGCGGGAACCTAGGACTCAACACTGCATCATACTCACCGAGCAACAGGAAGATCCACCAGAGCCAGTACTGACCATTAAAGTAGCCGGTGAAGTAATCAGAGAACTGCAAACAGAAAAACGCAGAAAAAGTAATTATACATATGAATGATATTCTTTAGTACAGCAAATGTATACACATATCAAGCTGTTATTTCATCAAAGTTGAAAAAACTCAGGATGTGTTTCTAGAAAACATTTGGTACCTACCCGGACAATGAGAATCCACTTGATTAGTGAAAGACCAAACCCACAGATGGCTCCATAGCGCCCAGCGATGGTATTGGTCAGACAGAAGGACAGGCAAAATCCAATCCAGTTGAACAAGAAGGCCACTGCAGGGATTAACATGAAGATGGTTTATTTGTAGGGATGGgttttgataagattttaatcgatatcgataccattatcgattctgcttatcgatacctcttgtgaattttctagggctgaaatgattagtcgagtaactcgaataattcgattacaaaaaaatgttcgaggaaaattctgtgcctcgaagcttcatttaacattgtagtacaaatgccagacctgtgtgtggcgctgcaacgtccatAGGGGAAAAAAcccagaagaagactggagcataacagctaatcaaattagcaacgatagttaccgctttccaacgtgacacacagagtaaaataaaggcttttaagagaaagatggtccatgctgatcatccgaaatagacttactgtgcatttaaagcgaagcagtgtgtttgtctatttttaaaaaacacggtctgctctacgtggggagggactattgacccggtggccggctgctgtctttctctgcccagtgtgaggggctctcagaccgggtgagtcacagctctgtctctggctacactgacaaacagctgaagtccactctttcttctgtgtttctctcacattcacactgagtgtttgactttttaatttttgcttttttgggcaacacacaacacttcacatacATGGTAACTTAAATctaataaaaaaactgactgcgaggctgcatgttcaacttcCAGCTGTAAACgcatgctgaattgcagagaaacagggataaaaaaaataaataaataaaatcaaatcacacagggacccagtccgtcaacctttatatatatatatatatatatatataaattaaaaattgttacattttacaagttgaagaaaacaaaacaaaaagccacatcccatcgccatttcagcaaaatgccaacactttggctcagtgacattgtgccattgcttagggagagccctggactattgatgttgtttaaaaatgcagaagtGCTTtgtatccgattactcgattaatcgccagaataatcgatagactactcgattactaaaataatcgatagctgcatccgtagaattttctgtgtactaaaagtaggctttacaggttttctatgtcaacaagattttattgtcttaaagtaaataaatatgaaattggtcagtggatccttaaacactggacataataaactacatggtggatccttgatctctggacataaatagaatttaaatcttagtttttgtcaaaagcatttcctttcagacattattggcatgaatgtctttccctaCGTCTgacctgagctcttgcagctggctgcactGCATGTCAagatttaattcataaagaatgcaggacatctcattttaggaggaaaaaacGTGGTctattgtagtttgttgtctgtattacagcatttggaaagaggtgtcattatatttaaagtggcaattcgttttgaagttattaattccgaccggactcagcagagagcctcgcagcgtttggagctgtgccaacggaacagaggacattTCTCATTTCTTGAATGCAACAAgataagagtcccagttagtgactttaatccacacaaaagtgactcacgatattttaatggctttgagaggggttaggaagcagacttgctgcttctgaagcacAGAGAATCAAAGAACTAACAagccagcagatcgaagcactgcttcattcgttcgcacttcaaagtggagtcgccctgcagaagcggttgattacagagcgactgcagggtctgcaattaacatagagaaattattttcagtcaaacaccctcaaaaacaacggctgctctgaaggaccaataagggactcattaagcaaaaagacgaTTGATGCCGGTAGATCAAATCAAttcttaaggatacctgaaaagaaccggttcttgatatgcAACCCCATTTATTTGTTTAGCTGAAAATGTCAAATAAATTcatatttattcttattttgtccGTTACACAATAATCAAGTTGCTGGAAACTGCAGTACACAAATGAAATCCATGTAGAAATGGGTGGAACATGAGAAGTCTAAACTGGGCTTAATTTGGGAATTGTGCATGCACCCGAAGCCTTCTTGCTCTGATGTAAGAGTGCAAACCACGCTACTACCATGCTGCCCTGGCAATATTGGGTAAATTTAATAATTTCCCCAATCAAAATCACCTAGTGGTTTTATGGTTTTGGATACGAGGGTCTGACCACCAGATCAACTAAACAGTTACAGGAGAAAATGCTGGCTACCATATTCGGACTTTGAATTAAGGCAATGTGAATATTAGAACCACTTACTGAAAAAGGCTAGCATGAAGATCCCATCATTACCCACTCGAAGTTGATCTGCATCACTGAAATCATCTCTAGGAGGGAATTCATCATCctaaaataaatgcatgtattcAATATAAGGAACTCATATCAAGAGCAAATAGAATCACGAGTGGGATGCCATAAAATAAACAGAACAACAATAAAGTGcatctcacacacgcacacacagaattAGGGTTGGGCAGTTGGACGGGTCAAATTCTGATCACAACAGCTGACCAACATCATAATAGTGGCTCAAATTGATGCCACACCCTTAGCCTGTCATGCACATACTAATTCCAGTGCCCCTGCTACAATGCAAATATACAACCTCAATTCAAATAAAGTTGGGAAGATATGGAAAATggcaaacacaaaataaaaaataaaaaaatgcagttATTTGTTAACacacactaccagtcaaaggtttggacactttCCTATTCAATTGAATGGGAATGTAAAAATTTAAGAATCACTGCcatggtttgttttttcccccccattTTCCATATCGTCTCAGCTTTTTccgatttggggttgtatatttattCACATTGGGGAGTTCTCCAGCAATCAAACTGAGGACTGTAGAATAAGACCTTTGAGGTGTGTCAGTTGGAGAGTGCACGGCGGAACATCTTTATAGCACAGACATACTGAGCATACTGGATCGAGCCAGTTCGATAAGTACTGTACACTCCAGGCGTCTGTGGCTGGTCAGCCTGGTGGTTGTGGTGGCGCCCAACACAGCAACTAGTTTTAACGCAGTGGTGGGCGGCGATCTGAGATAAAGATTAGTTCTCATTCTTGAGTTATGCAGTCATTCATTAGGCCAGTGGTGTCTAAAGTAtatcagaaagggccaagagggtgcaggttttctttgcagccactgactccagcaggtgatttcactgaataaCATCAGGTTGAGCAGATGAGTTGAGTTCATCAGTGACATctgctggctggtctctctgTGACCGTTAATCCAATATGGCGGAAAATGCTTTGAAACGGCTGTGTATGTGTAAATCTAATAGGTTTCTCACATATTATGGGAAAAActactgagaaataaacacttccaaatctaaaaatgctgtttttgtacaaAACATGTCACGGACATCACGCACGCTATGTCTGTGCTCATCACCCAAGGACAAAAGTAACTTCTGGTCTTTTCAAAgactcatgtatgcacacacgcacTAACTCCTGCAGACCGTGtaagaaggaaaataaaatattcattatggaagTCCCCCCAgggaaatatgttctcttcattaaaacgaGCTGTAATTTTGAAGAATGTTCCAAAAATAAACAGACATTATaaagcttggatttcagtagaaactaaattttgtcagtttagtgaaatttgaaaggctgtatagCTTTAATCATGCATTGTGAGGTTTTACTGTAAACGATGTGATTTTCCGATTGGCAGAGCCCAACCCGACAAACAGGACCTGTTAAtagcactgatttaaaaaaataaataagtcacAGAATTTACAAAGAGTATTTTCAAATATCACGCCACTTAGCTTTGAACATCATAATTAAAAGCTAAGATTTTCAATTCAGCAGAAATGTCGTATGCATACGTCCTCACCCTTGGCATCGTATCAACAGTGGAGGCAGCCATTGCAGCTGCTTTGGCCTTCTCTGCTTCATCATACGTGGGCAGTGATGTGGCAACACTGTAAGGTGGAGGCACTGGGAAATCACCTTCGAAACCAGACTCTGTTAGATCAACAAAGACCCAAAAAGGACAGAAAAAGAGACCACATCTCAAGCTCAGCATGCTATAAACCTGCCAATAATGTGGTGCTATTGTCATGGAAACAAACACTGACTCATGGGTAGGTGGGGAAGGGAACTTAATAGCTACCACAACACATCTGTGAAACAATTCTGACAGCAATGAAATATGCATCAAaccatatgggggggggggggggggggggggggggggtcactgggCTGCTTCTAAATATCGTAAAGAAAGTGACCCTTggagagaaggaaaaaaaaagtgtttttttttcccatgactTTGGGGCTGGGGAGTCTGGATAAATACtacatgcaatttggtgcaattAATAAGCTAAATGAGAGTTATTTCCCAGTCCCACtttcttgctcattttagtcataaaaactgtattttcccatattggcaagatgacaGAACTACAATaaacagtctgtcacatggattattACTATTCcataaaatatatttatatttgcattggact is from Thalassophryne amazonica chromosome 1, fThaAma1.1, whole genome shotgun sequence and encodes:
- the ndfip2 gene encoding NEDD4 family-interacting protein 2, which gives rise to MDPASRYQVLHNEDDPSEPSTSDPQPSTSATTQDDTFQGVSYSQPCPASAEASGQASGVRAQGDAEAPPPPYATIDLGATASTPESGFEGDFPVPPPYSVATSLPTYDEAEKAKAAAMAASTVDTMPRDDEFPPRDDFSDADQLRVGNDGIFMLAFFMAFLFNWIGFCLSFCLTNTIAGRYGAICGFGLSLIKWILIVRFSDYFTGYFNGQYWLWWIFLLLGLLLFFRGFVNYLKVRNMSENMATSHRTRLFFLY